Part of the Corynebacterium efficiens YS-314 genome is shown below.
GGTGCGCTGGTGGCGGTACCGAAGTCCGGGACGGCCGTGGGGTCGGGGATGATCTGCGACCCGGCGCGATCGGGGCGGCGTTGGCGTCCGGTGAGCAGGCGGGTGAGGGAGCGTGCGCTTTCGTCGATCAGGGGCAGCAGGACGCGGCGGGTGGCGGCGTGGTTGCCGGCACGGATGACCCGTGTGGCGGTGAGGTCCTTGTATGCTGCCGGTGCTGCCATGGGGCCCACACTATTGTTTTCCCGGTTGTGGTGCACAGGCGGTTATCATGTTGCGCATGCATTCCCATGATGAGTTCTCCTCCTTTGTCCAGACCGTTGATGGCCTGACCGCTCGTATCCGGGTGCCCGGTGGGCGGGTGCGTGCCGAGCAGTGGGAGGGGTTGGCTGATGTGAGTGAGCGGTTCGGGGATGGGCAGTTGCATCTGACCTCGCGGGGTAACCTGCAGATCCGTGGGGTGCGGGATGAGGAGGCGGTCGCATCAACGCTTGCCGGGCTGGGCCTGGGGGTGGCGCCGTCGATCATGTGTGCTCCCCTGTCTCCCTCTCTGATGGCGCTTGTCGACGCCCTCGTCCCCCACCTTCCCGTCAGCGGCCCGGTGGTGGGGATTGATGCCGGTGACGGTGCGATCCTGGCCAAGGGCCCGGATGTGGGTCTGGTGGCCCAGGGTGATGGTGGGCGGTTCCATCTGGTGGTCGGTGGGGATCCCACCGGTGTGGTTGTCTCTGCGGATTCCGTGGTGGAGGTGGTGACTGCCGCTGTTGCGGGTCAGGAGGTGGCGGATCTGAGTGTGGACAGGTCTGAGATGGTGCTTCCGACGGTGGATGGTCGGCAGGCCCCGATCGGGTGGATGCAGGACGGTGAGGTGGTGACACTCGGGGCCGGTCTGTGGGAGGGGCGGATGGAGGCGCAGCTGGCGCGGTTCCTCGCCGCGATTGAGACTGATATCCGCATCACCCCGTGGCGGTCCGTGGTGATCCATGGGCTCTCGGATGCGGTGGCGGATCAGGTGGTGAAGGTCCTGGCCCCCATGGGGTTGATCTTCGATGCCAACTCCCCCTGGTTGGCCGACTAGGACTATCCGGCTGGGACTATTTCGACACAGGGCCGGCGGATACCGGGGTGTGTGTCGAAAAAATCGAGGTATCCGCGCGGGATAGTGTGAATTTTTCGACACATCTTCCCCATCGGAGGGCAGGTGTGTCGGTTTAGACGCCGGTGGGCACCAGGGGTTTGGTGGCGCGCCACTGGGTGATGGCCTCGGTGTCGGTGTCGTCGATGGAGATCCCCACCCGGCGCAGGGTGCCACCGTAGCGCTGCTGGTAGGTGCTCAACTCTGCGGCCTCCTCCTCGGTGGGGGCGTTGATCACCATGTGTCCCCCGGGGCGCAGCATGGACCAGGCGGTGATGACCACCAGCTCATCACCCAGTCCGCCGCCGACATAGATGGCATCCGGTGCCACGGCGTTCGGGCCACTGGCGTACCGGGCGTCCTTGAGTGCCCTGGGGGCTGCCCCCATGACCTCGAGCCAGGGCACACCCAGGCGGGTGGCGTTGCGTTTGATGCGCGCGGAGCTGTCCGGGTCGGGGCAGAAACAGATGGCGTGGGCGCGGGTGCGGGTGAATCCGCCGCTGGCCAGGCCGACGGCGCGCAGCCATTCGATGGCCACGGAACCCGTGCCGCCGCTGATATCCCACAGCAGCTGACCCGGAACCGGGCGCAGGGCGGAGACCGTCAGTGCCCTGATATCGGCATCGAGCAGCTGTCCCTCGTGTTCATAGGACTCCTCCCCCAGGCCCGGGAGCAGGGAACGGCGGTGTGTCTGTCCCCCGAGGGGTGGAGATACCGCGATCACATTGAGGGTGGAGACCGGCCGTGGGGGTTGCGCGGCGGTGCCGGCGGTGATCTCCTCATCCGGGCTGCCGAGGTCGCTGAGCACGGTGAGGTCATGGTGGTCATACCCCATCTCGCACAGCAGCCCGGCGATGTCGGTGGCGCTGAACTCATCGCGGCCCATGACCAGGAATTTCCCCCCGGAGTCAATGAGCGGGATGAGGGTTTCCAGGGACCGGTTGGTCAGGGAGGCAACCGGGGTGCGTTCCAGGGGCCAGCCCAGGCGGGCACACGCCAGGGAGACCGACGATGGTGCCGGGATGACGGTGATGCGGTCGGGTCCCAGTACCTCGGTGAGGGTGGAGCCGATGCCGTGGAACATGGGGTCACCGGCGGATAGGACCACCACATGCAGACCGGCGAGGCTCTTGAACAATCCCTCCAACGCAGGAATGCGTGGTTCCGGCCAGGGGCGGCGCTCCCCCCGGACGGTGTCGGGAAGGTGGTTGAGCTGGCGCCAGGAACCGATGACCACATCGGCGCGCAGCAGGGCGGTCTGTGCCTTGTGCCCCAGTTCGTCGAAGCCATCCTCACCGATACCGACCACGGTGATGGACTCCCGGGGGCCCCGCGGGCTGGTGCTGGTGGCCACGTCCGTCTGGGGATCACCATCGACCACGGCGAACCGGTGGGGTGTCACGGATTCCTTCCGTGCCGCTGCGCCGGAGGTGTGGACGGTGATCGGTTCGCTCATGACATCTGATTCTAGCGAGAGCTGGTTACTGCTGGTGCCGGTGGGGTTAGCGTGGCATCCGGCGCCAGAGGGGGCGTGGCACCGTGCGCATGATCCAGGCCAGCAGTCGCAGACGACCCGGGATCCACAGTGTGGCACTACCCCGGCCGGTAGTGATCCGGTCCACCACCGCATCGGCGACATCCCCCGGGTACACCGACATCGGTGCCGGTGACATGCCGGTGGTCATGGAACCGATGACAAAACCTGGCCGGGCGGTGATCAAGGACACCGCTGAACCGTGCAGTGCATCGCTGAGCCCCTGACAGAAGGCATCCAGGCCGGCCTTCGTGGAGCCGTAGACATAGTTGGCCCGCCTCGCACGCCACCCGGCGATGGAGGAGAACGCCACGATCGTCGACCTGAGATCCTGGGTGCGGAGCTCGTCGGCAAGCACCGTCAACATGGACACCTGCGCGGTGTAGTCGAGGGTGGCGATCTCCACGGCGTGGGCCTCATCGGTTTCCGCCCGGGCCTGATCACCCAGGATCCCGAAAGCCACCACCGCGCATGTGATCGGGCCGGCCAGGTCGCATGCCTGACGCACCACCGCGCGGTGGGAGCCCAGATCGGTGGCCTCGAACTGCACCGGGTGCACAGCGGCAGCGCCCAGTGTCTCAAGCTCCGCGGTGAGCTCCCCCAGTGCCTCGACCCGGCGCGCCGCCAGCACCACCTGCTCACCGGGGGCCAGGCGGCGGGCGATCTCCCCGCCGATGTCACTGGTGCCCCCGAGGATGAGGATGCTCACTGCAGGTCCTTCGGCTGGTTGTTGAGGGTCTCACAGCCATCGTCGGTGATGACCACAATGTCCTCGATGCGTGCGCCGTGCACACCCTCGATGTAGATGCCCGGTTCGATGGAAAAGGCCATGCCGGGTTCCAGGATGAGGTCATTGCCGGCCATGATGAAGGGTTCCTCGTGGGTGGACAGGCCGATGCCGTGGCCGGTGCGGTGGATGAAGTGCTCCCCGTAGCCGACGGCCTCAATCGCCATGCGGGCGGCCTGGTCGACCGAGGCTGCGGTCACGCCGGGGCGTGCCTGGGCGACGGCGGCGAGTTGTGCGGCGTGGAGGGCGTCGTAAAGCTTCGTGAACTCGGGGTCACGCTGGGCGTCCGGCCCGCCGACCACGTAGGTGCGGGTGCAGTCGGAGTGGTAGCCGACGCCGAAGGTGCCGCCGATATCGACGACCACGACGTCGCCGGTGGCCAGCACGCGGTCGGAGAAGCTGTGGTGGGGGTTCGCGCCGTTGGGCCCGGAGCCGACGATGATGAAATCCACGGCGGTGTGTTCGGCGAGGATGAGTTCCTCCAGGTCGGTGGCCACGTCGCGTTCGGTGCGCCCGTCGACAAGCAGGGACGGCACCTTCGCGTGCACCCGGTCGATGGCGGCACCGGCGTCACGCAGCTGGGTGATCTCGGCGTCATCCTTGGACACGAACAGTTCCTTGAGCACCTGCACGGCCAGTTCATAGCGGATCCCCACCGGCAGCAGCTCCTGGAACGGCAGGAGGTGATCGGCGGTGATCGAGGAACCGATCCCCACCCCCATCATCTCCATGCCGAGCGGATCCAGGGCGTCCACGGCGAGCTGATGGGCATTCTCCCCGTCCACCCAACCGCGGACCGTGATGTCGAGGTCCGGGATGGCGGACAGGGCGAGATCGCCGCGGTCCACGGCGGGCAGGATGATGGTCGGGGTTCCCAGCACCGGGATCACCAGTGCGGTGAGGCGCTCATGGGTGGTAAGCCACGAACCGGTCAGATATGCCAGTTCGGCGCCGGTGCCGATGATCAGGCCGTTGAGACCTGCGCTGGCGGCACCGGCCTGCGCGCGTTCGAGGCGTTCGGCGTAGACCTCGGTGGGGAAGATATTGCTGGAGGGATCACTCATGGCATCCAAGCCTAGTAGCCTGGGCAGGTGTGCGATCCAACCACACTGTCCGCCTGAGTGCGCCGGGACGTTATGCGTCCGGGTTTCTGGTCTCGAAAGCGCTTGTCGACGCCTCCCTCTCCGCCCACCTCGACCCCGGCGCGCGCGACTTGCCGTCCCACGTCTCCGACCGTGCGGAGTTCGTGCTCACCGCGGCGCATTTCCTGCGGGGGTCAGGTGGTTCTTCCCCGATCCGGGTGCGTGGGGTGCGCCTGTCCGGCACGGCGCGGGAGCATGTGTCCATTTTCGGCACCGACATCGGTGTGGCGCGTCTGGCTGCTCCGGCGCCAACCCGTCAACTGCCGATGCTCTCACCCACACCGATCGGATTCGGTCAGCGCACGGTGACCTACGGTTTCGGTGGGCGTTCGACGGCGTTGGTACCGAAGGAGCTCCCCGGCAGGGTGCTGGCGAGGGTTCCCTTCGCGCTCTCCCGCAACCCGTTCACCCGGGTGCGTCATGGCGTGATGGTGTTCAACCATCCTGAGCCTGCGATCCGTGGTGATTCCGGCGGGCCCGTTCTCTCAGATGGCCTGGTCTACGGGCTGCAGTCAATGATCACCGATCCCCTGGGCTTCAATACCCGGGTGGCCACCGTGGCGGCCCTGGCTCCCCATCTTCCCGCCATCCGGCGTGCCATGGAGCAGCTCGGGGATACCAAGCAGGAATGAGGAGGCAGCAATGACCACCCACGATAAAGACAGACAACCCATCCCCGAGCCTGACCGGGCCCGGGAGGCCGAACGTCGGCGACGAATGGCCAAACTGCGTCAGGACAGTGCCAGGCGGACCCTGGAGGTCATCGAACAGAAATTCCCCGACCTGAAGACCGGTAACTAGATATCGCCACTTTTTCGACAGGCGACGATCATCAGGATCATCTCATCCAACCTATAAAATGCCCTGGCTAGGTGGCCCCCGTGTCGATATTCATAACGACCGAGGCGGGTCGAGAAAATCACCAACAAGCATGAAGGGAGAACACCATGAACCCCGAAAAATACACCTATCAAATCTCATGGTCAGAGGACGACGGCGAATACATCGCCACCGTGCTTGAGTTTCCCTCCCTATCCTGGCTGGACCCCGACCGTGCACAGGCAGAACAGGGACTGCTGAACCTGGTGGCCGAGGCTCTGGAGGACATGACTGAGTCCGGAGAGAGGATACCCACCCCCAGAAAGTGTCTTTAAACCCCTGGCCCAGCAGGGCAAACATGCCGGACCAGGGGTTTCATCAGTCATGATGGTGCGCTAGCTACCAATTGCCACCACACCACGGCGGATGGCGTCAATACCCTGTCGGGCGGTGCGTGCCATCTCATCACTGTAGGAGGTCTTGGCCACCTGCTCCAGCAGATCAATGACCTGGCGGCACCAGCGCACAAAGTCACCCGGGGTGAGTTCCGCACCGTTTTCCGCAGCCGCAGCCATGCAGTACCCGAGGGGTGCGCCGGCGGCCCACTGGTGGATGGCCATGGCGAACCCGGCTTCCGGCTGGCGGGTGAGGGGCAGGCGGTGGCGGCGCTCGTCGTCGACAAGCTCGGACCAGATGCGTTCGGTGTGGTTCATGGCCTCGGCCATCGCCTCAGTGACCGCCTCCGGGGAGCCGCCGGTCTCGCGGCGGTTCTCAAAGGTGCACATGCTCACCACACCGGCCAGCTCCGCCGGGTCCAGCCCCTCCCAGATGCCCCGCTTGAGACACTGGGCAACGAGTAGATCCGATTCGTTGTGGATCTTGGCCAGACGCTCGCCCTCCTCGGTGATCACCGGGTTGTCCGGATCGGCGTAGTCGACATAGTCCATCTCACTGAGCAGGGAGAGGATGCGTTCGAAGGTACGGCCCAGGGTCTCCCGTGCCCGGTCCACCGTTCCGGTCAGTTTGTTCAGGTCCCGCTGTTTGCGCAGCATGCGCTCGGCGGTGCGCGCCAGCTGTTCACGATCCGGCCAGTGGTGGGCCTCATGATCACGGATGAGGGTGCGCAGTTCATTGATCCGGGCGTTGGGGCGCACCCGGGCGGTATCGCGCATCTTGTTGGGTCGTTTGAAGTTGCCGCGCCGGAACAGCTCAGCCACCTGGCGGGCGAACCGGCGTGGTGACTGGGCGGCACCGCGGGGCAGGCGCATGTGTCCGACCACAATGGGGGCGTTGTTGAAGGACTCTGCGTCGATACGCCCGGACCACCCGGACTCGGTGGTCACCCATGGGCGGGGATCACGGGCCTGGTTGGCCGGGGTCATCACCACCGCGAGCACCGGGCGTTTACGGCCCGGCATGGCGATGACCTCACCGACCTGCAGCTTGGACAACACGGTGGTCACCTCCGCGTGGCGCTGCTCCATACTGTCACGGCGGTGGGTCTTCTCCTCCTCATTGAGTTCACGGCGTAACTCCATGTACTCCAGGAAGGACTCTACCGCGGTCTTATCCGGCGACACCGCCGGGTTGGTGGCGGTGATCTCCCGGTCAAGCTGAGCACGCAGCTCCTCGACCTTGCGTTCCGCGCGTTCGATCTCCCGGACATCACCGACCACCGAGCCGTCGGCCTGGAACTGGGCGAAGGACTTCTCCAGCAGACGCAGCGACTGCTCATACCCGATGGTTTTCAACAGGTTCACCGACATGTTGTACCCGGGCTGGAAGGTGGAGATCAGCGGGTAGGTGCGCGTGGAGGCCAGCCCCGCCACGAAACGGGGATCCATCGCCGGTGACCACTGCACCACAGCGTTACCGAGGGTGTCGATACCCCGTCGTCCTGCACGTCCCGTCAGCTGGGTGTACTGGCCCGGGGTGAGGTCCACATGGCCCTCCCCGTCGAACTTGACCAGTTTTTCCAGCACCACGGTGCGCGCCGGCATGTTGATGCCCAGGGCCAGGGTCTCGGTGGCGAACACCGCCCGCACCAGCCCCTTGACGAACAACTCCTCCACGATGTGGCGGAACGCCGGCAGCATGCCCGCATGGTGGGCGGCGAACCCCCGCATCAGCGCCGAACGCCACTGTTTGAAGTTGAGGACCTGCAGATCCTCCTCTGGGATGCCCACCACACCGGCGTCGATGATGCGGGCGATCTCCTGGGCCTCGTCCTGATCGGTGAGGATGAGCTTGGAGCGTAGACACTGATACAGCGCCCCATCACACCCGGCGCGGGAGAAGATGAAGGTGATGGCGGGCAGCATGTTCATCCCCTGCAGGATCCGCAGCACCTCGGGTCGGCCGAGGGGGCGGTGGCGGTCCTGTTCGCGCACCTGGCCGGAACGGCGGGTATCCCGGTTCTGCCTGCCATCATCACGACCGCGATCGCGTCCCCCCTTGGCGCGGGTGCGGAAGCCCTCGCCGGAGCGGTACTCAGAGCGCCCCGGTTCGCTGGCCTGTGAGTTGAGGCGGTCGATGGTGGCCTCCAGCTGCTTGTTCAGGCGGCCGTCGGTACCGGGTTCGAACAGGGGCAGCACCTTGCGCTGGACCATCATGTACTGGTCCAGGGGTACGGGGCGGTGATCGGTGACGATCACCTGGGTGTCACCGCGCACCGTGGTCAGCCACTCGCCGAATTCCTCGGAGTTGGACACGGTGGCGGACAGGCCGATGATCTTGACCGACTCGTCGAGGTTGAGGATGACCTCCTCCCACACCGCACCACGGGAGGCGTCAGCCAGGAAGTGGATCTCATCCATGACCACGTGGCTGAGTCGCTCCAGGGCGAAGGACTGCCCGTAGATCATGTTGCGCAGCACCTCGGTGGTCATCACCACGATCTCGGCATCATGGTTGATGGAGACATCACCGGTGAGCAGTCCCACGGCATCGGCGCCGTGCTTGGCCACCAGGTCGTGGTATTTCTGGTTGCTCAGCGCCTTGATGGGGGTGGTGTAGAAACACTTGGTCCCCCGCGACAGGGCGAGGGAGACGGCGAATTCACCGACGATGGTCTTGCCGGCACCGGTGGGTGCACACACCAGCACGCCGTGGTCACCTTCCACTGCCCTACAGCCCTGGATCTGGAAATCATCCAGATCAAAGCCGAGGTCGGCGACGAATTCTGACAGGTGGGTACCCGGTTCGGGAGTAAAACTCATGCCCCCAGGCTACCTAACCGCCTCTCAGAGCACGTCGTCGAAGGCTGATCCGCCGTGGGTGAAGCGTGTCGACGTCCGGTTGTCACCCCGGTCGACATCAACCGGGGCCGGTGGTTCCACCGGCTGGGGTGCCCCCGTGCCGCCGGGTGCGTCATCTAGTGGGGAGGCCGAGAGATCATCGGCGTCCAGCCATTCGGGGCGCTGCCGGTCACGACGCTTGTCGTTGATTCGGCAGAACTGGATGGCGATCTCCACCAGCAATGTCAGGGACAGGGCGAGCACCAGCATGGAGAAGGGGTCCTGGCCGGGTGTCATGAAGGCCGCGAATACGAACAGGATCATGATGATCATGCGACGCTTGTCCTTGATGGCCTCATACTGCAGGATGCCGACCACATTGAGCATGATGATGATCAGGGGCACCTCGAAGCTGACACCGAAGATCAGCAGCAGGGAGAGCAGGAAGTTGAAGTAGCGTTCACCGGTCAGGGCCGCCATGCTGGCCTCATCACCGATGGTGAGCAGGAAATCCAGGCCGAAGGCGACGACGAAGTAGGCCAGGACCGCACCCGCGACGAACAGCAGGACCGCGATGGAGACAAAGATGAAGGTCCACCGCCGCTCGTTCTTCATCAGCCCCGGGGTGATGAAACCCCAGATCTGGGACAGCCACACCGGGGAGGCCAGTACGAGACCGACCAGGCCGGAGACCTTCAGTCGCAGCATGAAGGGGTCAAAGGGGCCGGTGGCCAGCAGGCGGCAGTCATCGGTCTCGGAGGCGGAGAAGGATGCGCGTGCCTCCGGTGGCAGCGAACAGTAGGGCTCGCGCAGGATCTGACCCAGGCTGGGGGTTCCCCAGAGGGAGGTCTGGTACCAGATGAAGGCGAGGATGGTGCCGACGAGAATGCCGGCCAGGGAGATCAGCAGACGCCGACGGAACTCCTGGATGTGCTCCACCACCGACATGTCTCCCGTGGCGGAGGTTTTCCTCCCACGCCGCAGCAGCTTCTTCCGGGGCCTGTCAACCCCGGCCCTCTGTGAATCAGACACTTTCTGCCACCCTCATCCGAAACGGTGGTCCACACCGGCGTGGGTGTGGACCGTGTGATCAACCGACAACGCACCGCAACTTGGTATGACTGTTCGTTACGGTGCGCATGACAAACATGGTGTTACGGGGTGCGGTTGGGATCCTCGTAGTTCTGGCGGTAATCCGGCTGCTGCGGCTGGTTCTGGTAGTGCTGCTGGAAGTTGGGCTGCTGCAGGTTCTGGGGAGCCTCGATCTGCTGTGGGTGCTGGTAACCCTGCGGCTGCTGTTCCGGCTGTGCCGGGGTCTCATCATCCTTCTGCATCTCCTTGACCTCGGATTTGAAGATGCGCATGGAGCGACCGATGGAACGGGCCGCATCCGGAAGCTTCTTCGCACCGAACAAAACGATGATCAGCAGGACGATGATGGCGATTTCCCAAGGTCCGAGACTCATTGGTGTGTTACTCCAAATTCACGTTGTACAAGCAATCCTGACACCACATTGCCGGTGAGAGCTAGAGGCCGCCGGTGACACTTGTGGATAGATCTACCCGGAGGTAGACGAGCTGTTTCTTACTTTAGTTGATGATCGTATGCAGACAAACCTACGGATATCTTCGCTTCGATGGATTCAACCAGAGTTGTCGGTCCGGTTACCTGCATCCGGTCTGCCTGACTGATACTAAACCTGATGAACCAGTCCCGCGAGTAGAGCGGTCGCGATGCCGGCACCCAGGTGATGCCGTCCGCATCGGTGACGTACTCCGATTCATCGGATAAGTCCATGGACATGTAGTCGGCCAGCCAGGTGGCATCCTCCCGCAGGAGGAAGAAGACCCGGTCGGTGTCCGCACCGGCATCGAAAGGATCATCGGCGGAAAAACGCAGGCGGGCCAGATGCGGCTGGGCAGTCTCGGCGGTGATGATGATGTCCCGGATCCGGTCGATACGGAAGGTCCGGTGCTCCCCGGAGTCCTCCTCCCAGGCACGCACATACGCCTCGCCCTCATGGGTGAAGATCCGCGCCGGGCTGACCTGACGGATCCTCGTGGTGTCGGAGCTGTGGGAGTGGTAGGTGAAACACACCTGCCTGTTCTGCTGCATGGCATCACGGAGGACCGCCAGGGTGGCATTGTCCCCGCCATCCTCATCATCAGCGACGGAATCGTAGACCGCGGTGGTGTAGTCCCCCATGATCCGACGCAGTTTCTCCGCAGCAGAGACCACCGCGGCCTGATCAGTGAGCCCCGGGAGGTTCTCCAGGGATTCCAGGGTGAGCAGCAGGACACCGGCCTCCGTGGGTGTCAAGCGTAAGGGCTTGTCCATCCCCTGGGCGTTATGGATCTTCACCGAGGTGTAGCTGTGTTCGAGTTCCACCAGGTCACCGGGCAGGAGACCCGGCAGGCCACACATCCACAGCCGGTTGAGGTCCTCCATGATCTCCGCGGGCTGCAGGCCGAGGTCACGGGCGGCCTCCATGACGGTGCGCTCAGGGTGGTGCTGGAAATACGGCAGCAGGTTCAGCTGCCGGGTCAGTTCATCGATTCTGCGTGCGGGACGCGCCATGGTGCTAGCTGCTCCTCTCGTGCGCGGTGGTCAGCAGGGCGACGACCTCGTCGATGACATCCTGTGGTTGCGTGACGACGGCCTCCGGGGCGTGGGCGGCGGCGGTGCGCACCAGCCAGGTACGGTCGACATCCTTGAGCAGCCACCGGTTGTCACCGAGTGGGGTGCCCTCCGAGGTCAGGGCCACCGCACGACCCTGCTCGACGATGAGGTGGGCGTCGACAAGCTCACTGCCGCGACGCAGCTGGGCGCGCACCACCTCCTGGAGGTTGGCGGCAGGCGGCGCCGGGTTCTCGACCTGATCATCAAGCACCCTGACCTGACTTGTGCGTGTGACACGGAAACAGCGGACCTGGTCGCGATCGAGGTCGTGGCCGACCAGGTAGATGCGGTCGCGTTCAGGCACCAGGCCCCAGGGGTCCATGGTGCGGAGTTCCGGGGCCTCGGTGCGGTTGCGGGTGTAGGCGAAACTGATGCGGCGCCCAAGCCGGCGGGCGTGCAGGATGGCATCGAAATCAACGGCGGACAATGTCCGCAGATCACCGGCGGTGGACACTGCCATGCCGGCGGCCCCCAGATCCCGGTTGGCGCCGCTGGCGGCGATCTTCGTCCACCCGGAGCGGGCGAAAGCACCGAGTTCGAGCTCCTGCCCCATCTCCCCGGCCAGGCCCAGGACGGCGGCCTCCTCGGCGGTGAAGTCGATGTCCTGCAGTTCGTAGCCGTCAGGATCAAGGCTGTAGGCCTGTTTACCCTCATCGGGCCCGGAGGTGATTGTGTGGTCGTCGATGGGCACCCCGATCTTGCGGAGGGTTGCCAGGTCCCGTCGCAAAGCCTTCCGGAACGCATCCCCGGACAGGTGCCGATAACCCTCCAGGTTGGTGTGGATCCACGACTGGGTCAGATATTTCCGGTCATAGGACTCCGCACTGAGGAAGGCGAAGGTGAGGTTGATCTGACGTTCAAGGTCGTCTCTCCTGTTGGCCATTCAACCTCCTGGGCTGATCTTAAGTGCGGTAGGTCTCCGCGTGGGCTTCCATATAGGCGATGAGGGCGTCAACCTCCGCATCCACCGGGGAGAAGGGATCAGATAACTCCACCAGCTGCGGATCCGGTCGGTTGACCTTGTGACGCATCCAGTCGACCGTCACGGGTGCTCCCAGCTTATCGGCAGCTTTTAATATCCGCCCGCGGAGATGCGCGCGTGTCGTCTCCGGTGCATGGTCCACGGCGTGGTTGATGGCCTCATCAGTGGTCCAGCGGGTGATCATCCCCCGGTTCTGCAGGACACTGAACAGGCCACGTCCGGGACGGATGTCATGGTAGGTCAGGTCGATCTGGGCCAGGCGGGGATCATCGAGCCCGAGGTTGCCGCGGGTCTGGTAGCGGTCCAGCAGCTTCTTCTTGATCACCCAGTCGATCTCCTGATCCACCTGGGAGAAATCCTGGGTCTCAATGGCGCTAAGCATCCGTCCCCACAGGTCAAGCACCCGTGCCATCTCCTCATTGGAGGTGCCACGGGACTCCACACGGTGATCCAGCCAGCGTCGGGCGTGGTCAAAGACGACCTGCTGGATCTCCAGCGCGGAGCGGGTGGTTCCATCCTTGAGCTTCAGGGGGATCCGGCCGGTCTGATCACGGGCTATCTCCCGGATGGATTCGATGTCATTGGACAGTTCCATGTCCGGCAGGCCGAAATCGGCCTCGATCATCTCCAGGACCAGCAGCGTGGAACCGACCTTGAGGGCGATGGTGGGCTCGGCCATATTG
Proteins encoded:
- a CDS encoding M24 family metallopeptidase; its protein translation is MSDPSSNIFPTEVYAERLERAQAGAASAGLNGLIIGTGAELAYLTGSWLTTHERLTALVIPVLGTPTIILPAVDRGDLALSAIPDLDITVRGWVDGENAHQLAVDALDPLGMEMMGVGIGSSITADHLLPFQELLPVGIRYELAVQVLKELFVSKDDAEITQLRDAGAAIDRVHAKVPSLLVDGRTERDVATDLEELILAEHTAVDFIIVGSGPNGANPHHSFSDRVLATGDVVVVDIGGTFGVGYHSDCTRTYVVGGPDAQRDPEFTKLYDALHAAQLAAVAQARPGVTAASVDQAARMAIEAVGYGEHFIHRTGHGIGLSTHEEPFIMAGNDLILEPGMAFSIEPGIYIEGVHGARIEDIVVITDDGCETLNNQPKDLQ
- the tatC gene encoding twin-arginine translocase subunit TatC gives rise to the protein MSVVEHIQEFRRRLLISLAGILVGTILAFIWYQTSLWGTPSLGQILREPYCSLPPEARASFSASETDDCRLLATGPFDPFMLRLKVSGLVGLVLASPVWLSQIWGFITPGLMKNERRWTFIFVSIAVLLFVAGAVLAYFVVAFGLDFLLTIGDEASMAALTGERYFNFLLSLLLIFGVSFEVPLIIIMLNVVGILQYEAIKDKRRMIIMILFVFAAFMTPGQDPFSMLVLALSLTLLVEIAIQFCRINDKRRDRQRPEWLDADDLSASPLDDAPGGTGAPQPVEPPAPVDVDRGDNRTSTRFTHGGSAFDDVL
- a CDS encoding SDR family oxidoreductase; its protein translation is MSILILGGTSDIGGEIARRLAPGEQVVLAARRVEALGELTAELETLGAAAVHPVQFEATDLGSHRAVVRQACDLAGPITCAVVAFGILGDQARAETDEAHAVEIATLDYTAQVSMLTVLADELRTQDLRSTIVAFSSIAGWRARRANYVYGSTKAGLDAFCQGLSDALHGSAVSLITARPGFVIGSMTTGMSPAPMSVYPGDVADAVVDRITTGRGSATLWIPGRLRLLAWIMRTVPRPLWRRMPR
- a CDS encoding trypsin-like peptidase domain-containing protein, encoding MRSNHTVRLSAPGRYASGFLVSKALVDASLSAHLDPGARDLPSHVSDRAEFVLTAAHFLRGSGGSSPIRVRGVRLSGTAREHVSIFGTDIGVARLAAPAPTRQLPMLSPTPIGFGQRTVTYGFGGRSTALVPKELPGRVLARVPFALSRNPFTRVRHGVMVFNHPEPAIRGDSGGPVLSDGLVYGLQSMITDPLGFNTRVATVAALAPHLPAIRRAMEQLGDTKQE
- a CDS encoding DEAD/DEAH box helicase gives rise to the protein MSFTPEPGTHLSEFVADLGFDLDDFQIQGCRAVEGDHGVLVCAPTGAGKTIVGEFAVSLALSRGTKCFYTTPIKALSNQKYHDLVAKHGADAVGLLTGDVSINHDAEIVVMTTEVLRNMIYGQSFALERLSHVVMDEIHFLADASRGAVWEEVILNLDESVKIIGLSATVSNSEEFGEWLTTVRGDTQVIVTDHRPVPLDQYMMVQRKVLPLFEPGTDGRLNKQLEATIDRLNSQASEPGRSEYRSGEGFRTRAKGGRDRGRDDGRQNRDTRRSGQVREQDRHRPLGRPEVLRILQGMNMLPAITFIFSRAGCDGALYQCLRSKLILTDQDEAQEIARIIDAGVVGIPEEDLQVLNFKQWRSALMRGFAAHHAGMLPAFRHIVEELFVKGLVRAVFATETLALGINMPARTVVLEKLVKFDGEGHVDLTPGQYTQLTGRAGRRGIDTLGNAVVQWSPAMDPRFVAGLASTRTYPLISTFQPGYNMSVNLLKTIGYEQSLRLLEKSFAQFQADGSVVGDVREIERAERKVEELRAQLDREITATNPAVSPDKTAVESFLEYMELRRELNEEEKTHRRDSMEQRHAEVTTVLSKLQVGEVIAMPGRKRPVLAVVMTPANQARDPRPWVTTESGWSGRIDAESFNNAPIVVGHMRLPRGAAQSPRRFARQVAELFRRGNFKRPNKMRDTARVRPNARINELRTLIRDHEAHHWPDREQLARTAERMLRKQRDLNKLTGTVDRARETLGRTFERILSLLSEMDYVDYADPDNPVITEEGERLAKIHNESDLLVAQCLKRGIWEGLDPAELAGVVSMCTFENRRETGGSPEAVTEAMAEAMNHTERIWSELVDDERRHRLPLTRQPEAGFAMAIHQWAAGAPLGYCMAAAAENGAELTPGDFVRWCRQVIDLLEQVAKTSYSDEMARTARQGIDAIRRGVVAIGS
- the cbiE gene encoding precorrin-6y C5,15-methyltransferase (decarboxylating) subunit CbiE is translated as MSEPITVHTSGAAARKESVTPHRFAVVDGDPQTDVATSTSPRGPRESITVVGIGEDGFDELGHKAQTALLRADVVIGSWRQLNHLPDTVRGERRPWPEPRIPALEGLFKSLAGLHVVVLSAGDPMFHGIGSTLTEVLGPDRITVIPAPSSVSLACARLGWPLERTPVASLTNRSLETLIPLIDSGGKFLVMGRDEFSATDIAGLLCEMGYDHHDLTVLSDLGSPDEEITAGTAAQPPRPVSTLNVIAVSPPLGGQTHRRSLLPGLGEESYEHEGQLLDADIRALTVSALRPVPGQLLWDISGGTGSVAIEWLRAVGLASGGFTRTRAHAICFCPDPDSSARIKRNATRLGVPWLEVMGAAPRALKDARYASGPNAVAPDAIYVGGGLGDELVVITAWSMLRPGGHMVINAPTEEEAAELSTYQQRYGGTLRRVGISIDDTDTEAITQWRATKPLVPTGV